A single window of Nicotiana sylvestris chromosome 5, ASM39365v2, whole genome shotgun sequence DNA harbors:
- the LOC138869539 gene encoding uncharacterized protein, with translation MNWLIWNVRGMNNPFKQREIGNYLKKHRIKLVGILETRVKVAKFTNSLAKIAKGWKFAHNYAHAVNGRIWLIWHDVVVNVSILDIHGQYIHCKVVDRKSNFKCVMTVIYGKNTIAERRNLWAGLLRVGSAINEPWCICGDFNTPLHSTYRTGGQSVTKYETREFQQVLDFLNLIDMKASGRFFLLGQIGMYGAELTELYVMLLGSWNLVI, from the coding sequence ATGAATTGGCTTATATGGAATGTGAGGGGCATGAATAATCCCTTCAAGCAGAGGGAGATAGGAAACTATTTGAAGAAGCATAGAATAAAACTAGTAGGGATACTTGAAACTCGAGTGAAGGTAGCTAAGTTTACTAATAGCCTAGCCAAAATTGCTAAAGGATGGAAGTTTGCTCATAACTATGCACATGCTGTAAATGGTAGAATATGGCTAATATGGCATGATGTTGTTGTTAATGTTTCAATATTGGACATACATGGACAATATATTCATTGTAAAGTTGTTGATAGAAAGTCTAATTTTAAATGTGTAATGACAGTGATATATGGAAAGAATACTATAGCGGAAAGAAGAAACCTATGGGCTGGACTTTTGAGGGTTGGAAGTGCTATAAATGAACCATGGTGCATCTGTGGTGATTTTAATACTCCCTTACACTCTACATACAGAACAGGTGGGCAGTCAGTCACAAAATATGAAACAAGAGAATTTCAGCAAGTCTTAGACTTTCTCAACTTGATAGATATGAAAGCTTCTGGAAGATTTTTTTTACTTGGACAAATAGGCATGTATGGAGCAGAATTGACAGAGCTTTATGTAATGCTCCTTGGATCATGGAATTTGGTAATCTAA